Proteins from a genomic interval of Drosophila melanogaster chromosome 2R:
- the egr gene encoding eiger, isoform B has protein sequence MTAETLKPFITPTSANDDGFPAKATSTATAQRRTRQLIPLVLGFIGLGLVVAILALTIWQTTRVSHLDKELKSLKRVVDNLQQRLGINYLDEFDEFQKEYENALIDYPKKVDGLTDEEDDDDGDGLDSIADDEDDDVSYSSVDDVGADYEDYTDMLNKLNNAHTGTTPTSETTAEGEGETDSASSASNDDNVFDDFTSYNAHKKKQERKSRSIADVRNEEQNIQGNHTELQEKSSNEATSKESPAPLHHRRRMHSRHRHLLVRKARSEDSRPAAHFHLSSRRRHQGSMGYHGDMYIGNDNERNSYQGHFQTRDGVLTVTNTGLYYVYAQICYNNSHDQNGFIVFQGDTPFLQCLNTVPTNMPHKVHTCHTSGLIHLERNERIHLKDIHNDRNAVLREGNNRSYFGIFKV, from the exons ATGACTGCCGAGACCCTCAAGCCGTTTATAACGCCAACGAGTGCCAACGATGATGGTTTTCCGGCCAAAGCGACCAGCACGGCGACCGCCCAGCGACGCACCCGCCAGCTGATCCCCCTGGTTTTGGGGTTCATCGGTCTGGGGCTGGTCGTTGCCATTCTCGCACTAACG ATCTGGCAGACAACGCGTGTATCGCATCTGGACAAGGAGCTGAAGAGCCTGAAGCGAGTCGTCGATAATCTCCAGCAGCGTTTGGGCATAAACTATCTGGACGAGTTCGACGAGTTCCAAAAGGAG TACGAGAATGCCCTCATCGACTATCCAAAAAAGGTGGATGGCCTCACGGAtgaggaggacgacgacgatggcGATGGTCTGGATTCCATTGCGgacgacgaggacgacgacgtTAGCTATAGCTCTGTGGATGATGTTGGCGCAGACTACGAGGACTACACCGATATGTTAAATAAACTCAACAATGCACATACCGGCACCACGCCCACATCTGAGACCACTGCTGAGGGCGAGGGCGAGACGGACAGTGCATCCTCAGCCTCAAATGATGACAATGTGTTCGATGACTTTACCAGCTACAATGCCCACAAAAAGAAGCAGGAGAG AAAATCTCGCTCGATTGCCGATGTACGCAATGAGGAGCAGAATATTCAAGGAAATCACACAGAGCTTCAGGAAAAGTCATCCAATGAGGCAACTTCCAAAGAGAG CCCTGCACCACTTCACCACCGTCGCAGAATGCATTCCCGCCATCGCCACCTCCTAGTCCGCAAAG CCAGATCCGAGGACTCGAGGCCAGCAGCCCATTTCCACTTGAGCAGCAGGCGGCGTCACCAAGGAAGTATGG GCTACCATGGAGATATGTACATAGGAAATGATAACGAGAGAAACTCTTATCAGGGACACTTTCAAACGCGCGATGGCGTCTTGACGGTGACCAATACAGGCctatattacgtatacgcccagATATGCTACAACAACTCGCACGACCAGAACGGATTTATCGTCTTTCAAGGAGACACTCCATTCCTGCAGTGCTTGAACACGGTGCCCACCAACATGCCACATAAGGTGCACACCTGCCACACGAGTGGTCTGATCCACCTGGAACGAAACGAGAGGATCCATCTGAAGGACATTCACAACGATCGCAATGCAGTTCTGCGGGAGGGAAACAACCGAAGCTACTTTGGCATCTTCAAGGTGTAA
- the egr gene encoding eiger, isoform A — translation MTAETLKPFITPTSANDDGFPAKATSTATAQRRTRQLIPLVLGFIGLGLVVAILALTIWQTTRVSHLDKELKSLKRVVDNLQQRLGINYLDEFDEFQKEYENALIDYPKKVDGLTDEEDDDDGDGLDSIADDEDDDVSYSSVDDVGADYEDYTDMLNKLNNAHTGTTPTSETTAEGEGETDSASSASNDDNVFDDFTSYNAHKKKQERKSRSIADVRNEEQNIQGNHTELQEKSSNEATSKESPAPLHHRRRMHSRHRHLLVRKGESLLSARSEDSRPAAHFHLSSRRRHQGSMGYHGDMYIGNDNERNSYQGHFQTRDGVLTVTNTGLYYVYAQICYNNSHDQNGFIVFQGDTPFLQCLNTVPTNMPHKVHTCHTSGLIHLERNERIHLKDIHNDRNAVLREGNNRSYFGIFKV, via the exons ATGACTGCCGAGACCCTCAAGCCGTTTATAACGCCAACGAGTGCCAACGATGATGGTTTTCCGGCCAAAGCGACCAGCACGGCGACCGCCCAGCGACGCACCCGCCAGCTGATCCCCCTGGTTTTGGGGTTCATCGGTCTGGGGCTGGTCGTTGCCATTCTCGCACTAACG ATCTGGCAGACAACGCGTGTATCGCATCTGGACAAGGAGCTGAAGAGCCTGAAGCGAGTCGTCGATAATCTCCAGCAGCGTTTGGGCATAAACTATCTGGACGAGTTCGACGAGTTCCAAAAGGAG TACGAGAATGCCCTCATCGACTATCCAAAAAAGGTGGATGGCCTCACGGAtgaggaggacgacgacgatggcGATGGTCTGGATTCCATTGCGgacgacgaggacgacgacgtTAGCTATAGCTCTGTGGATGATGTTGGCGCAGACTACGAGGACTACACCGATATGTTAAATAAACTCAACAATGCACATACCGGCACCACGCCCACATCTGAGACCACTGCTGAGGGCGAGGGCGAGACGGACAGTGCATCCTCAGCCTCAAATGATGACAATGTGTTCGATGACTTTACCAGCTACAATGCCCACAAAAAGAAGCAGGAGAG AAAATCTCGCTCGATTGCCGATGTACGCAATGAGGAGCAGAATATTCAAGGAAATCACACAGAGCTTCAGGAAAAGTCATCCAATGAGGCAACTTCCAAAGAGAG CCCTGCACCACTTCACCACCGTCGCAGAATGCATTCCCGCCATCGCCACCTCCTAGTCCGCAAAG GTGAATCTCTTCTTTCAGCCAGATCCGAGGACTCGAGGCCAGCAGCCCATTTCCACTTGAGCAGCAGGCGGCGTCACCAAGGAAGTATGG GCTACCATGGAGATATGTACATAGGAAATGATAACGAGAGAAACTCTTATCAGGGACACTTTCAAACGCGCGATGGCGTCTTGACGGTGACCAATACAGGCctatattacgtatacgcccagATATGCTACAACAACTCGCACGACCAGAACGGATTTATCGTCTTTCAAGGAGACACTCCATTCCTGCAGTGCTTGAACACGGTGCCCACCAACATGCCACATAAGGTGCACACCTGCCACACGAGTGGTCTGATCCACCTGGAACGAAACGAGAGGATCCATCTGAAGGACATTCACAACGATCGCAATGCAGTTCTGCGGGAGGGAAACAACCGAAGCTACTTTGGCATCTTCAAGGTGTAA
- the sut4 gene encoding sugar transporter 4 codes for MGTATQFIVGFIGALGAFCLGAVIGWSGPVENEVKNSNAYNFTPRQTEWGLVGSLMTLGAAFSCIPVGVLIGKIGRKTTMLILLPPFFIGWLLILLASHIAMLLLGRFVVGFCGGAFCVTCPMYVTEIAQVQYRGTMGCFFQLLIVFGILYAFVVGGFVKTFYFNIACAILPVIFFVLMIFMPESPIFLAQKGKAEKAEKSLKFLRGKDADVSGELKEMSAEGQKEKASVGKILCRRITLKGLFLSIGLMLFQQMTGINAIIFYSTFIFETAGSTLEPRISTIIVGIVQAIATIISILVIEKVGRKILLLVSACMMGISTLIMALYFGMLMKSGVGWLALIAVCVFIIGFSLGFGPVPWLMMAELFAEDVKALAGSIAGTTNWCFAFIVTLLFPVLNDIIGATACFAIFFGFAVAAFVFILFLIPETKGKTLNEIQAKMGEKAE; via the coding sequence ATGGGAACTGCCACTCAGTTTATTGTTGGTTTCATCGGCGCCCTGGGCGCCTTTTGTCTAGGCGCAGTGATCGGCTGGTCAGGACCGGTGGAAAATGAAGTCAAGAATTCTAACGCGTACAACTTTACCCCTCGTCAAACGGAATGGGGCCTGGTGGGATCTCTGATGACTCTGGGTGCAGCTTTCTCGTGCATTCCGGTGGGCGTGCTCATTGGTAAGATCGGGCGGAAGACGACAATGCTAATCCTGCTGCCACCGTTCTTTATCGGATGGCTCCTGATCCTCCTGGCATCGCACATAGCAATGCTGCTGCTCGGACGCTTCGTAGTGGGATTCTGCGGAGGAGCCTTCTGCGTGACTTGTCCCATGTACGTGACTGAGATAGCCCAGGTCCAGTACCGCGGAACCATGGGATGCTTCTTCCAGCTGCTAATCGTTTTTGGTATTCTGTACGCCTTTGTGGTTGGAGGTTTTGTAAAGACCTTCTACTTTAATATTGCTTGCGCAATTTTGCCCGTAATCTTTTTTGTCTTGATGATTTTTATGCCGGAATCTCCGATTTTTCTGGCCCAAAAGGGAAAAGCCGAGAAGGCGGAGAAATCTCTTAAATTTCTGCGCGGAAAGGATGCGGATGTGAGCGGTGAGCTGAAGGAAATGAGCGCCGAGGGCCAAAAGGAGAAGGCTAGCGTTGGGAAAATCCTATGCCGCAGGATTACCCTCAAGGGGCTGTTCCTCTCCATCGGTCTCATGTTGTTCCAGCAGATGACGGGCATCAATGCGATTATTTTCTATTCTACATTCATCTTTGAGACGGCTGGATCGACCCTGGAGCCCAGAATATCTACAATTATTGTGGGCATTGTGCAGGCTATTGCCACTATCATTTCGATCCTGGTTATTGAGAAAGTCGGTCGGAAGATACTCCTATTGGTGTCCGCCTGCATGATGGGTATCAGCACCCTGATCATGGCTCTTTACTTTGGCATGTTGATGAAATCTGGAGTCGGCTGGCTGGCCCTAATTGCcgtttgtgtttttattattggATTCTCCCTGGGATTCGGTCCAGTTCCCTGGCTGATGATGGCCGAGCTCTTTGCCGAGGATGTAAAGGCCCTAGCAGGATCGATTGCCGGGACTACAAATTGGTGTTTTGCTTTTATCGTGACCCTTCTTTTCCCTGTTCTTAACGATATTATTGGAGCAACCGCGTGCTTTGCAATCTTCTTCGGATTTGCGGTGGCCGCCTTTGTCTTCATTCTCTTCCTAATTCCCGAGACAAAGGGAAAAACGCTTAACGAGATTCAGGCCAAGATGGGCGAGAAGGCCGAATAG
- the CG2269 gene encoding uncharacterized protein, isoform B, whose product MAAMANRFVGPSGAMLVLLAVVQCILATPQRTAAFSLQAAVDELHRREAAKYPLNAPPQPALDDWDEDGDLFGKNRNRNRHRVNKALGKYLERDEDNYGPDHNLGLGLDLGMGMGLGLDDDGDLVPSNLVDEKRKRFSSFRERDEQFDGSAPSAFREREIQPLNAEPAHNELTEQFLREIEEARDRDAVRQWWRHLDQAKTQQEPEQEVEQFEQKKRMRVPPYYLLMQKKRSYPVLPWLPYNGDKRKRFPVAKRSTTNSNPESPLGRTDERVAQELSELFGKPGESQSHNEEKRKRSADEQTKVTTNLPESPPATATALGDMRLEINFQRVNVTPKETPTSAPAGAGELVQHGGHAGHHGGHVPGMSPEYRHRKRSDHAHGENAEDTEADEHDEEGEESSDEDDHDEFDEEDGEADLETEEVDEQRRKKKRAAASLSGNGGGNKHIHAPTVGHLMLRAKKSIDWSQYFGLDRKKKSLQKKENLKKRSDTDSSTNNDEEDDEDDSSEAEKKKRDFDAEKLDSMDKKLQSIEDFIIDETIKYTGAHEGLNSKDDIRRIKDHVLSRLATAYSLEKMRRALDKLRRSVDNESHLMRNTIEPESEENALDSNYWLNKKSVKKEQADQLAEDSRPPKDMEKRKRSGYLRYPEQPNTMEEALSLGSAPYETLNDAYLGNKNYIVGSNQCPIIESMAERCRGVDLISGDINQELLPLCGVHQICYLCGASQVACDYQYLAEADSVCGDSNDCQSAARSILMILRGSHGRQLGPRECLKNPCLYRAMREIGL is encoded by the exons ATGGCAGCAATGGCCAACCGATTTGTAGGCCCCAGTGGTGCCATGTTGGTGCTGCTGGCGGTGGTGCAGTGCATCCTAGCGACACCACAGCGCACCGCCGCCTTTTCGCTGCAGGCGGCCGTGGATGAACTGCATCGTCGGGAGGCGGCCAAGTATCCACTGAACGCCCCTCCGCAGCCAGCTCTCGACGACTGGGATGAAG ATGGCGATTTATTTGGCAAGAATAGGAATCGGAATCGCCATCGAGTTAATAAGGCACTTGGCAAGTACTTAGAACGCGACGAGGACAACTACGGTCCGGATCACAActtgggcttgggcttggatctgggcatgggcatgggtcTGGGACTCGATGACGATGGCGACTTGGTCCCCAGTAATCTGGTCGATGAGAAGAGAAAGCGTTTCTCCTCTTTTCGCGAACGTGACGAGCAGTTCG ATGGATCCGCTCCTTCGGCTTTCCGCGAGCGTGAAATCCAGCCACTGAACGCTGAGCCCGCTCACAATGAGCTCACGGAGCAGTTTCTGCGCGAAATCGAAGAGGCCAGGGATCGGGATGCAGTGCGTCAATGGTGGCGCCACCTGGACCAGGCGAAAACCCAACAGGAACCGGAACAGGAAGTCGAGCAGTTCGAGCAAAAGAAGCGGATGCGAGTGCCGCCTTACTACTTGCTCATGCAAAAGAAGCGCTCCTATCCGGTTCTGCCATGGTTGCCATACAACGGTGATAAGAGGAAACGCTTCCCTGTGGCCAAGAGGAGCACCACCAACTCCAATCCGGAATCTCCATTGGGCAGAACCGATGAGCGGGTGGCCCAGGAGCTGAGCGAACTGTTCGGCAAGCCCGGAGAATCGCAATCACATAACGAGGAGAAACGCAAGCGGTCGGCGGATGAGCAGACAAAGGTCACGACCAATCTTCCTGAATCCCCGCcagccaccgccaccgccttGGGGGATATGCGGCTGGAGATCAACTTTCAGCGGGTGAATGTTACGCCCAAGGAGACGCCCACATCCGCTCCAGCTGGCGCTGGTGAATTGGTCCAGCATGGCGGCCATGCCGGTCATCATGGTGGCCATGTGCCTGGAATGTCACCCGAGTATCGTCATCGCAAGCGAAGTGATCATGCGCATGGCGAGAACGCCGAGGATACGGAGGCGGACGAGCATGATGAGGAGGGTGAGGAGAGCTCCGATGAGGATGACCACGACGAGTTTGACGAGGAGGACGGTGAAGCTGACCTGGAGACCGAGGAAGTCGATGAGCAGCGGCGCAAGAAGAAACGAGCTGCTGCCAGTCTATCTGGAAATGGTGGAGGCAATAAGCACATTCATGCACCCACTGTGGGTCACCTGATGCTCCGTGCCAAGAAGTCCATAGATTGGTCACAATACTTCGGTCTGGATCGCAAAAAGAAGTCCTTGCAGAAGAAAGA aaacctaaagaaaCGCAGCGACACGGATAGTAGCACCAATAATGATGAGGAAGATGACGAAGATGACAGCTCCGAGGCGGAGAAAAAGAAGCGTGACTTCGATGCCGAAAAGCTGGACAGCATGGACAAGAAGCTGCAGTCCATCGAGGACTTCATCATCGACGAGACCATCAAGTATACGGGTGCACACGAGGGACTCAACAGCAAGGACGACATCCGCAGAATCAAGGACCATGTCCTCTCGCGCTTGGCAACCGCTTACAGTCTGGAGAAAATGCGCAGGGCTCTGGATAAGTTAAGGAGATCAGTGGACAACGAGAGTCACCTGATGCGCAATACCATCGAACCGGAATCCGAGGAGAACGCGTTGGACTCCAATTACTGGTTGAACAAAAAGTCGGTGAAGAAGGAGCAGGCAGATCAACTGGCAGA AGACTCGAGACCACCCAAGGACATGGAAAAGAGGAAGCGCAGTGGTTACTTGCGCTATCCGGAGCAGCCAAATACCATGGAGGAGGCACTCAGCCTGGGCAGCGCTCCCTACGAGACCCTAAACGACGCCTATCTGGGCAACAAGAACTACATTGTGGGCTCCAACCAGTGCCCCATTATCGAGTCCATGGCGGAGCGCTGTCGGGGCGTCGATCTCATCTCCGGAGACATTAACCAGGAGCTCCTGCCCCTCTGCGGTGTTCACCAGATATGCTATCTATGT GGTGCCTCACAGGTAGCCTGCGACTATCAGTACTTGGCGGAGGCGGATAGCGTTTGCGGCGACAGCAACGACTGCCAGTCGGCGGCCCGTTCCATCCTGATGATCCTGCGGGGATCACACGGCCGGCAGCTGGGTCCTAGGGAGTGCTTGAAGAATCCCTGCTTGTACAGGGCCATGCGGGAGATTGGGCTTTAA
- the CG2269 gene encoding uncharacterized protein, isoform C, giving the protein MAAMANRFVGPSGAMLVLLAVVQCILATPQRTAAFSLQAAVDELHRREAAKYPLNAPPQPALDDWDEDGSAPSAFREREIQPLNAEPAHNELTEQFLREIEEARDRDAVRQWWRHLDQAKTQQEPEQEVEQFEQKKRMRVPPYYLLMQKKRSYPVLPWLPYNGDKRKRFPVAKRSTTNSNPESPLGRTDERVAQELSELFGKPGESQSHNEEKRKRSADEQTKVTTNLPESPPATATALGDMRLEINFQRVNVTPKETPTSAPAGAGELVQHGGHAGHHGGHVPGMSPEYRHRKRSDHAHGENAEDTEADEHDEEGEESSDEDDHDEFDEEDGEADLETEEVDEQRRKKKRAAASLSGNGGGNKHIHAPTVGHLMLRAKKSIDWSQYFGLDRKKKSLQKKENLKKRSDTDSSTNNDEEDDEDDSSEAEKKKRDFDAEKLDSMDKKLQSIEDFIIDETIKYTGAHEGLNSKDDIRRIKDHVLSRLATAYSLEKMRRALDKLRRSVDNESHLMRNTIEPESEENALDSNYWLNKKSVKKEQADQLAEDSRPPKDMEKRKRSGYLRYPEQPNTMEEALSLGSAPYETLNDAYLGNKNYIVGSNQCPIIESMAERCRGVDLISGDINQELLPLCGVHQICYLCGASQVACDYQYLAEADSVCGDSNDCQSAARSILMILRGSHGRQLGPRECLKNPCLYRAMREIGL; this is encoded by the exons ATGGCAGCAATGGCCAACCGATTTGTAGGCCCCAGTGGTGCCATGTTGGTGCTGCTGGCGGTGGTGCAGTGCATCCTAGCGACACCACAGCGCACCGCCGCCTTTTCGCTGCAGGCGGCCGTGGATGAACTGCATCGTCGGGAGGCGGCCAAGTATCCACTGAACGCCCCTCCGCAGCCAGCTCTCGACGACTGGGATGAAG ATGGATCCGCTCCTTCGGCTTTCCGCGAGCGTGAAATCCAGCCACTGAACGCTGAGCCCGCTCACAATGAGCTCACGGAGCAGTTTCTGCGCGAAATCGAAGAGGCCAGGGATCGGGATGCAGTGCGTCAATGGTGGCGCCACCTGGACCAGGCGAAAACCCAACAGGAACCGGAACAGGAAGTCGAGCAGTTCGAGCAAAAGAAGCGGATGCGAGTGCCGCCTTACTACTTGCTCATGCAAAAGAAGCGCTCCTATCCGGTTCTGCCATGGTTGCCATACAACGGTGATAAGAGGAAACGCTTCCCTGTGGCCAAGAGGAGCACCACCAACTCCAATCCGGAATCTCCATTGGGCAGAACCGATGAGCGGGTGGCCCAGGAGCTGAGCGAACTGTTCGGCAAGCCCGGAGAATCGCAATCACATAACGAGGAGAAACGCAAGCGGTCGGCGGATGAGCAGACAAAGGTCACGACCAATCTTCCTGAATCCCCGCcagccaccgccaccgccttGGGGGATATGCGGCTGGAGATCAACTTTCAGCGGGTGAATGTTACGCCCAAGGAGACGCCCACATCCGCTCCAGCTGGCGCTGGTGAATTGGTCCAGCATGGCGGCCATGCCGGTCATCATGGTGGCCATGTGCCTGGAATGTCACCCGAGTATCGTCATCGCAAGCGAAGTGATCATGCGCATGGCGAGAACGCCGAGGATACGGAGGCGGACGAGCATGATGAGGAGGGTGAGGAGAGCTCCGATGAGGATGACCACGACGAGTTTGACGAGGAGGACGGTGAAGCTGACCTGGAGACCGAGGAAGTCGATGAGCAGCGGCGCAAGAAGAAACGAGCTGCTGCCAGTCTATCTGGAAATGGTGGAGGCAATAAGCACATTCATGCACCCACTGTGGGTCACCTGATGCTCCGTGCCAAGAAGTCCATAGATTGGTCACAATACTTCGGTCTGGATCGCAAAAAGAAGTCCTTGCAGAAGAAAGA aaacctaaagaaaCGCAGCGACACGGATAGTAGCACCAATAATGATGAGGAAGATGACGAAGATGACAGCTCCGAGGCGGAGAAAAAGAAGCGTGACTTCGATGCCGAAAAGCTGGACAGCATGGACAAGAAGCTGCAGTCCATCGAGGACTTCATCATCGACGAGACCATCAAGTATACGGGTGCACACGAGGGACTCAACAGCAAGGACGACATCCGCAGAATCAAGGACCATGTCCTCTCGCGCTTGGCAACCGCTTACAGTCTGGAGAAAATGCGCAGGGCTCTGGATAAGTTAAGGAGATCAGTGGACAACGAGAGTCACCTGATGCGCAATACCATCGAACCGGAATCCGAGGAGAACGCGTTGGACTCCAATTACTGGTTGAACAAAAAGTCGGTGAAGAAGGAGCAGGCAGATCAACTGGCAGA AGACTCGAGACCACCCAAGGACATGGAAAAGAGGAAGCGCAGTGGTTACTTGCGCTATCCGGAGCAGCCAAATACCATGGAGGAGGCACTCAGCCTGGGCAGCGCTCCCTACGAGACCCTAAACGACGCCTATCTGGGCAACAAGAACTACATTGTGGGCTCCAACCAGTGCCCCATTATCGAGTCCATGGCGGAGCGCTGTCGGGGCGTCGATCTCATCTCCGGAGACATTAACCAGGAGCTCCTGCCCCTCTGCGGTGTTCACCAGATATGCTATCTATGT GGTGCCTCACAGGTAGCCTGCGACTATCAGTACTTGGCGGAGGCGGATAGCGTTTGCGGCGACAGCAACGACTGCCAGTCGGCGGCCCGTTCCATCCTGATGATCCTGCGGGGATCACACGGCCGGCAGCTGGGTCCTAGGGAGTGCTTGAAGAATCCCTGCTTGTACAGGGCCATGCGGGAGATTGGGCTTTAA
- the Jra gene encoding Jun-related antigen, isoform A: protein MKTPVSAAANLSIQNAGSSGATAIQIIPKTEPVGEEGPMSLDFQSPNLNTSTPNPNKRPGSLDLNSKSAKNKRIFAPLVINSPDLSSKTVNTPDLEKILLSNNLMQTPQPGKVFPTKAGPVTVEQLDFGRGFEEALHNLHTNSQAFPSANSAANSAANNTTAAAMTAVNNGISGGTFTYTNMTEGFSVIKDEPVNQASSPTVNPIDMEAQEKIKLERKRQRNRVAASKCRKRKLERISKLEDRVKVLKGENVDLASIVKNLKDHVAQLKQQVMEHIAAGCTVPPNSTDQ, encoded by the coding sequence ATGAAAACCCCCGTTTCCGCTGCTGCGAACTTAAGTATTCAGAATGCTGGCAGTTCCGGAGCAACTGCCATTCAGATCATACCTAAAACCGAGCCCGTTGGAGAAGAAGGCCCCATGTCACTGGACTTTCAGTCGCCGAACCTGAACACATCCACCCCGAATCCTAACAAGCGTCCCGGCTCGCTGGATCTGAACAGCAAGAGTGCCAAGAACAAGCGCATCTTCGCACCACTGGTCATCAACTCACCGGATCTGTCATCCAAGACGGTAAACACACCCGATTTGGAGAAGATCCTGCTATCCAACAATCTGATGCAAACACCGCAGCCGGGAAAGGTGTTCCCCACCAAGGCGGGGCCCGTCACCGTGGAGCAGTTGGACTTCGGCAGGGGATTCGAGGAGGCCTTACACAATCTTCACACTAACTCCCAGGCATTTCCGTCCGCCAATTCCGCCGCTAATTCCGCCGCCAATAACACAACTGCGGCAGCCATGACAGCGGTGAACAATGGCATCAGCGGAGGCACCTTCACCTACACCAACATGACCGAGGGCTTCTCGGTGATTAAGGACGAGCCCGTCAATCAAGCCAGCTCGCCCACCGTTAATCCCATTGACATGGAAGCGCAGGAGAAGATCAAGCTGGAGCGCAAGAGGCAGCGTAACCGTGTGGCTGCATCCAAGTGCCGCAAGCGCAAGTTGGAGCGCATCTCAAAGCTGGAGGATCGCGTGAAGGTACTTAAGGGCGAGAACGTCGACCTGGCTAGCATCGTGAAGAACCTCAAGGACCATGTGGCGCAGCTGAAGCAGCAGGTGATGGAGCACATTGCCGCGGGCTGCACGGTGCCGCCGAACTCGACAGACCAATAA
- the Jra gene encoding Jun-related antigen, isoform C, whose translation MKTPVSAAANLSIQNAGSSGATAIQIIPKTEPVGEEGPMSLDFQSPNLNTSTPNPNKRPGSLDLNSKSAKNKRIFAPLVINSPDLSSKTVNTPDLEKILLSNNLMQTPQPGKVFPTKAGPVTVEQLDFGRGFEEALHNLHTNSQAFPSANSAANSAANNTTAAAMTAVNNGISGGTFTYTNMTEGFSVIKDEPVNQASSPTVNPIDMEAQEKIKLERKRQRNRVAASKCRKRKLERISKLEDRVKVLKGENVDLASIVKNLKDHVAQLKQQVMEHIAAGCTVPPNSTDQXHLELSAGENDEEDVALETETPSNPEDPEQPMPLEFFSSASTGALELEGSASQDISLTNSELLEEESDNEQPLVLYILADDAT comes from the coding sequence ATGAAAACCCCCGTTTCCGCTGCTGCGAACTTAAGTATTCAGAATGCTGGCAGTTCCGGAGCAACTGCCATTCAGATCATACCTAAAACCGAGCCCGTTGGAGAAGAAGGCCCCATGTCACTGGACTTTCAGTCGCCGAACCTGAACACATCCACCCCGAATCCTAACAAGCGTCCCGGCTCGCTGGATCTGAACAGCAAGAGTGCCAAGAACAAGCGCATCTTCGCACCACTGGTCATCAACTCACCGGATCTGTCATCCAAGACGGTAAACACACCCGATTTGGAGAAGATCCTGCTATCCAACAATCTGATGCAAACACCGCAGCCGGGAAAGGTGTTCCCCACCAAGGCGGGGCCCGTCACCGTGGAGCAGTTGGACTTCGGCAGGGGATTCGAGGAGGCCTTACACAATCTTCACACTAACTCCCAGGCATTTCCGTCCGCCAATTCCGCCGCTAATTCCGCCGCCAATAACACAACTGCGGCAGCCATGACAGCGGTGAACAATGGCATCAGCGGAGGCACCTTCACCTACACCAACATGACCGAGGGCTTCTCGGTGATTAAGGACGAGCCCGTCAATCAAGCCAGCTCGCCCACCGTTAATCCCATTGACATGGAAGCGCAGGAGAAGATCAAGCTGGAGCGCAAGAGGCAGCGTAACCGTGTGGCTGCATCCAAGTGCCGCAAGCGCAAGTTGGAGCGCATCTCAAAGCTGGAGGATCGCGTGAAGGTACTTAAGGGCGAGAACGTCGACCTGGCTAGCATCGTGAAGAACCTCAAGGACCATGTGGCGCAGCTGAAGCAGCAGGTGATGGAGCACATTGCCGCGGGCTGCACGGTGCCGCCGAACTCGACAGACCAATAACATTTGGAGTTGTCAGCCGGGGAGAATGATGAGGAGGACGTGGCACTGGAGACTGAAACCCCCTCGAATCCTGAAGATCCCGAGCAACCCATGCCTCTGGAATTCTTTTCAAGTGCTAGCACCGGTGCCTTGGAGCTGGAGGGCTCGGCCTCTCAGGATATTTCCCTAACTAACAGCGAACTCCTGGAGGAGGAGAGCGATAACGAACAGCCTCTGGTGCTCTACATCCTCGCGGACGACGCAACCTGA